A single genomic interval of uncultured Pseudodesulfovibrio sp. harbors:
- a CDS encoding peptide transporter gives MYDDKELKEYRDLMKPPEKFEEGFDWKTVVGAIFIGFLMMPGSMYLQLVIGQGIGPAARWVTIILFAEIAKRSYTHLKQQEIFLLYYMAGAALASPFQGLLWNQYLVQSDAARMLGLTEFIPQWVAPALGSGSYLERTFMHRDWLVPIMLLIGAQLVQRIDHFGLGYSLYRITSDVEKLPFPMAPVGALGTMALAESTEDRKSGWKWRVFSIGGVIGLAFGFFYVLLPALSGLLFSEPIRLIPIPWIELTQHTEEILPAVATGLQFDLGLVFIGMVLPFWAVIGGLVGLIITIIGNPILYAHGILHRWHPGMATVETVFANNFDFYMSFGIGLGLAIGAVGVYYVIKSFRNTDGTGLDFSALFNPPEGRGDINFWVSIGIYVFSTLCYIAFCVWLVPSFPWIFFVLYGFIYTPVISYITARMEGVAGQFISLPMVREFSFIAGAKFFGYQGLEIWYAPIPIHNYGEATVQFRQIELTGTSLRGIIKAEIIVFPIVMISSLLFSQFLWQLAPIPSPEYPFAQELWHLQALNTLLMQTSTLEGNSLFFEALSGPIVLSGLGLGLCMYSVLNVLGLPVLLVYGVVRGLGQSTPHGMILEVIGALLGRFYFLKKYGTQWRHYAPVLLAGFSCGMGLTGMFAMGCTLILKSLGRLAY, from the coding sequence ATGTACGACGATAAAGAGTTGAAAGAATATCGGGATTTGATGAAGCCGCCCGAGAAGTTTGAGGAGGGCTTTGACTGGAAGACGGTAGTCGGGGCCATTTTCATTGGCTTCCTTATGATGCCGGGTTCCATGTATCTGCAACTGGTCATCGGGCAGGGTATCGGTCCGGCGGCCCGCTGGGTCACGATCATTCTTTTCGCGGAGATTGCCAAACGGTCTTACACTCACCTGAAACAGCAGGAAATTTTCCTTTTGTATTACATGGCGGGCGCGGCGCTCGCCTCACCGTTCCAGGGGCTGCTCTGGAACCAGTATCTGGTGCAGTCGGACGCGGCCCGGATGCTGGGGTTGACCGAGTTCATCCCGCAGTGGGTGGCTCCGGCGCTCGGCTCGGGATCGTATCTGGAGCGCACGTTCATGCACCGCGACTGGCTGGTGCCGATCATGCTGCTCATCGGCGCGCAACTGGTGCAGCGCATCGACCATTTCGGACTGGGGTATTCACTGTACCGTATCACGTCGGATGTGGAAAAACTGCCGTTCCCCATGGCCCCGGTCGGCGCTTTAGGCACCATGGCCCTTGCGGAATCCACCGAGGACCGAAAGTCCGGGTGGAAATGGAGGGTGTTCTCCATCGGCGGGGTGATCGGACTCGCCTTCGGCTTCTTTTATGTGCTGCTGCCCGCGCTCTCCGGGTTGCTGTTCAGCGAGCCGATACGATTGATTCCGATACCGTGGATCGAACTGACGCAGCATACCGAGGAAATTCTGCCCGCAGTGGCGACCGGCCTGCAATTCGATCTCGGGCTGGTCTTCATCGGCATGGTCCTGCCGTTCTGGGCGGTCATCGGCGGGCTGGTCGGGCTTATCATCACCATCATCGGCAACCCGATCCTGTACGCGCACGGCATCCTGCATCGCTGGCATCCCGGCATGGCGACCGTTGAAACCGTGTTTGCCAACAACTTTGATTTCTACATGAGTTTCGGTATCGGCCTCGGTCTGGCGATCGGCGCGGTAGGCGTTTATTACGTCATCAAGTCATTCCGCAATACCGACGGCACCGGACTGGATTTTTCCGCGCTGTTCAATCCGCCGGAAGGGCGCGGCGACATCAATTTCTGGGTGTCCATCGGCATCTACGTCTTCTCGACGCTCTGCTACATCGCCTTCTGCGTCTGGCTCGTGCCGTCGTTCCCGTGGATATTCTTCGTGTTGTACGGATTCATTTACACGCCGGTCATCTCGTACATCACCGCGCGCATGGAAGGTGTGGCCGGACAGTTCATCTCCCTGCCCATGGTGCGGGAATTCTCCTTCATCGCCGGGGCCAAGTTCTTCGGGTATCAGGGCCTTGAGATCTGGTACGCGCCCATTCCCATCCACAACTATGGCGAAGCCACGGTCCAGTTCCGCCAGATTGAACTGACCGGAACATCCCTGCGCGGCATCATCAAGGCCGAGATTATCGTCTTCCCGATCGTCATGATCTCCTCGCTCCTGTTCTCCCAGTTCCTGTGGCAGCTCGCGCCGATTCCGTCGCCTGAATATCCCTTTGCACAGGAACTCTGGCATTTGCAGGCGCTCAACACGCTGCTCATGCAGACCTCGACCCTTGAAGGAAATTCGCTTTTCTTCGAAGCGCTTTCCGGGCCGATCGTGCTTTCCGGTCTCGGACTCGGACTGTGCATGTACTCGGTGCTCAACGTGCTCGGGCTGCCCGTGCTCCTTGTCTACGGCGTAGTGCGCGGTCTCGGACAGTCCACGCCGCACGGCATGATTCTCGAAGTCATCGGCGCATTGCTCGGGAGATTCTATTTTCTCAAGAAGTACGGCACCCAGTGGCGGCACTACGCGCCCGTTCTGCTGGCAGGGTTTTCCTGCGGCATGGGCCTGACAGGCATGTTCGCCATGGGCTGTACGCTCATACTGAAGTCGCTCGGGCGGTTGGCGTATTAG
- a CDS encoding DUF6785 family protein: MNGRLRLRALLTGLLLGLGLCIFTPYNNTILHNTPLGGGHFPLAPFFIVAWMFVVDSFASRLTQRPPFYSGIELLVVWLMMVLFTSIGYAGLTETFFVNITAPERFAKDAYRWTEVLTPLLPQSWFPHSADAVNGFYEGLKGGRDMGFGEVLSNIPWGVWLPVLSVWAFFILGAFFIMICLMVLFGRQWVVNERVLFPLVRVPMLMGDALDHKQLDTWWTNTYLIIGLLMAAMIHFINGLNFYYPSVPQIPTLVLAGSYFPKFGLFSGFHKLKLYIVPAFIGFAFLTTRQISFSMWAFYLLGGLLFGLLYVLGWQLPEAALGTTLGPDLARPEGAQTIGSYVIFFIFLVWLARHHLKETLICFLRPHCRSSEVEGKGKFDRMPEEWGPPIWPLWGLVVGMAVMTGWCWFFGLPILAALLLPVMFLIFMLVTSRVVCQGGLPYFTLTAAPSDALMGFFGTGFFGAAGMAATAVMQKVLFLDVREAIAPTLFHGSKIRQETGKRNLVLVAIAMSLVIALAAAFITMLYLGYKYGLRELGLDWATQTVLANYENAQRLVDQPVGPNYWTMVYAGAGAAVMALLIFCYYKFTWWPLHPLGYLVAYSAGMKILWFPFFIGWLCNHLVLHYGGTSLFNRVRFLFIGLVLGDFLMGGIFAVIGLFSDQSYSVFPL; this comes from the coding sequence ATGAACGGACGGCTCAGGCTCAGGGCGCTTCTGACCGGACTCCTGCTGGGGCTCGGACTCTGCATCTTTACGCCGTACAACAATACCATCCTGCATAATACGCCGCTGGGCGGCGGGCATTTTCCGCTTGCCCCATTTTTCATCGTGGCGTGGATGTTCGTGGTTGATTCGTTTGCTTCCCGCCTGACACAGCGGCCGCCGTTTTATTCCGGCATCGAACTGCTCGTGGTTTGGCTGATGATGGTGCTGTTCACCTCCATCGGCTATGCCGGATTGACCGAAACCTTTTTCGTCAACATCACTGCGCCGGAGCGGTTCGCCAAGGATGCCTACCGCTGGACCGAAGTGCTCACGCCGCTGTTGCCCCAGTCGTGGTTCCCCCATTCCGCTGATGCGGTGAACGGATTTTATGAAGGCCTCAAGGGCGGACGGGACATGGGCTTCGGCGAGGTGCTGTCAAACATCCCGTGGGGTGTCTGGCTGCCGGTGCTTTCGGTCTGGGCGTTCTTCATTCTCGGTGCGTTCTTCATCATGATCTGCCTGATGGTGCTGTTCGGTCGCCAGTGGGTCGTCAACGAGCGCGTGTTGTTCCCGCTCGTCCGTGTGCCCATGCTCATGGGTGATGCGCTCGACCACAAGCAGCTTGATACGTGGTGGACCAACACCTATCTGATCATCGGCCTGCTCATGGCCGCCATGATCCATTTCATCAACGGACTCAATTTCTATTATCCGTCCGTGCCGCAGATCCCGACCCTTGTCCTTGCCGGGTCCTATTTCCCGAAGTTCGGCCTCTTTTCCGGTTTCCACAAGCTCAAGCTGTACATCGTTCCGGCCTTTATCGGGTTCGCGTTCCTGACCACGCGCCAGATATCCTTTTCCATGTGGGCATTCTACCTGCTCGGCGGCCTGCTGTTCGGGTTGCTCTACGTCCTGGGCTGGCAGCTTCCCGAGGCGGCTCTCGGCACTACGCTCGGGCCTGATCTCGCCCGTCCCGAAGGCGCGCAGACCATCGGCTCCTACGTCATCTTCTTCATCTTTCTCGTCTGGCTCGCACGGCATCACCTGAAGGAGACCCTGATCTGTTTCCTCCGTCCCCATTGCCGCAGTTCAGAGGTTGAGGGGAAGGGGAAGTTCGACAGGATGCCGGAAGAGTGGGGACCGCCCATCTGGCCTCTGTGGGGGCTTGTCGTGGGCATGGCCGTCATGACCGGATGGTGCTGGTTTTTCGGCCTGCCGATTCTTGCCGCGCTTCTGCTGCCGGTCATGTTCCTTATTTTCATGCTCGTGACCAGCCGCGTGGTCTGTCAGGGCGGGTTGCCGTATTTCACGCTGACCGCTGCTCCGTCCGATGCGCTCATGGGCTTTTTCGGCACCGGATTTTTCGGTGCGGCAGGCATGGCAGCCACGGCCGTCATGCAGAAGGTCCTTTTCCTCGACGTGCGCGAAGCCATTGCCCCAACGCTTTTCCATGGTTCGAAAATCCGGCAGGAAACCGGGAAACGGAATCTCGTTCTCGTGGCCATTGCCATGTCCCTTGTCATCGCACTCGCTGCCGCGTTCATCACCATGCTCTATCTCGGCTACAAGTACGGCCTGCGAGAACTCGGGCTCGACTGGGCCACCCAGACCGTGCTCGCTAACTATGAGAACGCTCAGCGGCTCGTGGATCAGCCCGTCGGCCCGAATTACTGGACCATGGTCTATGCCGGTGCCGGTGCCGCAGTCATGGCACTGCTTATTTTCTGCTATTACAAATTTACGTGGTGGCCGTTGCATCCTCTCGGCTATCTTGTCGCCTATTCGGCCGGGATGAAGATACTGTGGTTTCCCTTTTTCATCGGATGGCTCTGCAATCATCTGGTGCTGCATTACGGCGGAACCAGCCTGTTCAACCGGGTGCGGTTTCTGTTTATCGGGCTGGTGCTCGGCGATTTCCTGATGGGCGGCATTTTTGCCGTGATCGGGTTGTTCAGCGACCAGAGTTATAGTGTGTTCCCGCTGTAG
- a CDS encoding FtsX-like permease family protein, with the protein MLRRGLQFLFLSAVLLAAATPAFADGADFLRRLSALGDRSIGTPGAAQAADMVEAKWKTLFPDATMGRQSFHVPVVEAGGAEMVVKGVDRVVTLRQLRSNALSPGAIGSPGFDGPLIYVRQGRVSDFNGMDVQGAVVLMNMDSGKNWNNAAMLGARAVVFVGQGGDGGQVPRALFRSKFELTPVDLPMFWISRDQAKSVFGTGFIEAGPRRLAEVRLTSKASWRNVRGENLYCFVKGSDPELSKQTIIIEAFYDSTARVAGQAPGADEAVSIATLMDMAEYFSWHRSKRSVMFVATSGKSSAQAGMREFAWALVTKGKLLKARKKALEKRVVDAGRVLEFLRLQPVRSKGVQKDEELTALLKKALRSVVRDHEDNLTNELMRLRLLSQKQAEGMDEPARQERIRELAAERMTLKRLNWVHSTVADFPLSENEAVVLENFVEPTILSQTDILEDATGQLHDVASARAMRDAIGERSIVAHVSLYLSTHGDGVGAFDKGWLNDLKPSVNRTAFFRPLDTVMKGAVKQLGTTDGDAARLFADTLRPGKRAWQSYLPDRPELGGEPMALAGFAGMTFATVHDIRPAWGTPYDRPERVNFDYMKRQGKLVRAMLTGLANEPVENAGERVKNRFVTVEGRANLLRKGEVFPDRPGTGLVVLAFQWQTRNYGMVDTAGHFRIPGLASKKVSYHKAVVEAFRFNEDTGLADWAIDKPKTGKPAYRIKLKRAVQATDLILFSCTQTTVFDMFDPRTFKYLYRPKLIDGRTEAPPVSYWYSRLDTRSSTLGTLFLEPDTPIKLTLSDTVLDKKVLLLNASEDHPLGLGYIAKQWPVIPMTEYRAANDMWSLLNPRIDNLENKGIVNERIRQLRRLGDEDLARAEEFKAQKQWDKFMESARSSLAKASRVYNDVDKTQKDVLVGVLFYVALFVPFAYCMERLFFSFVDIKKRISAFLGFLALIIGVVYMVHPAFQLTYSPMVVILAFFILALSMLVSLIIFFRFEREMVELQKRSAHIKISGISPMAAFGAAFVLGVGNLKRRPVRTFLTFMTLVILTFTIMNFTTVKSVREKGWARFSDTATYSGRLLKYFNWQNVPLEALSVLRNAYAGKGVVAPRAWYDTGMTSDKSRAPLIPVWFGEKESPGRGMVGLSYLEPQVSGLDRILVKGRWFREGERFVALLPQRMADTLGVDPEDPARNTVTVWGLNISVVGVFNDNGLRDNPDLDGEPVTPIVFPNQAATQMSEVEAEAIEDGEDVVATESRYQHIPGYETIIVPAESLLDMEAGRLKGIAVKPHEGTSEVTGELGDRFGMLLFRGVASGPEKGTSLYFANDAVSYSGVANILIPLAISILIVLNTMIGSVYERKPEIAVYTSVGLAPPHVAFLFIAEALAFGVISVVVGYLLAQGSSAFLAGTPLWAGMTANYSSTAGVAAMLLVIGVVLVSAIYPARVAARIAIPDVNKSWTMPKAKGDELVVVLPFLIKLREMASAGGFLREYYLAHHDISHGEFCTDDMQCNFLDLEQVELDTGLLTGLPEDVLIPDELCFSLGLRVWLAPFDFGVRQKVRLVFCPSEIYKGFRQIRVVIHREAGEFKAWENLNKNFLNDLRKQLLAWRSLDEVAVQHFADNLGDEMKKNLADGRDEEPSRSKKEGKA; encoded by the coding sequence ATGCTGCGACGCGGACTGCAATTCCTTTTTCTTTCCGCTGTCCTTCTGGCGGCAGCGACTCCGGCGTTTGCTGACGGTGCGGATTTTCTGCGACGGTTGTCCGCTCTCGGTGACCGTTCCATCGGTACCCCCGGTGCAGCTCAAGCCGCCGACATGGTCGAGGCGAAGTGGAAAACGCTTTTCCCGGACGCCACCATGGGACGGCAGTCCTTTCATGTGCCGGTCGTCGAGGCGGGCGGTGCGGAAATGGTCGTCAAGGGCGTGGACCGGGTGGTCACGCTTCGCCAGCTTCGGAGCAACGCGCTGTCGCCCGGGGCGATCGGTTCGCCGGGGTTCGACGGGCCGCTGATTTATGTCCGGCAGGGGCGGGTCAGCGATTTCAACGGAATGGATGTGCAGGGCGCGGTGGTGCTTATGAACATGGATTCCGGCAAGAACTGGAACAACGCGGCCATGCTCGGTGCGCGTGCGGTTGTTTTCGTGGGGCAGGGCGGTGACGGCGGGCAGGTGCCGCGTGCGTTGTTCCGCTCCAAGTTCGAATTGACGCCGGTCGACCTGCCCATGTTTTGGATTTCGCGCGATCAGGCCAAGAGCGTATTCGGTACGGGATTCATTGAGGCAGGACCGAGGCGGCTGGCTGAGGTTCGGTTGACGTCCAAGGCCTCGTGGCGAAATGTGCGCGGCGAAAACCTGTACTGCTTTGTCAAAGGCAGTGATCCCGAACTGTCGAAACAGACGATCATCATCGAGGCGTTTTACGATTCCACCGCGCGGGTTGCCGGACAGGCTCCGGGCGCTGACGAAGCCGTTTCCATTGCCACCCTCATGGACATGGCGGAATATTTCTCCTGGCACCGGTCCAAGCGGTCGGTCATGTTCGTGGCTACGTCCGGCAAGTCGAGCGCGCAGGCCGGGATGCGGGAATTCGCCTGGGCGCTTGTCACCAAGGGCAAATTGCTCAAGGCCCGGAAAAAGGCGCTTGAGAAGCGTGTGGTGGATGCCGGACGGGTGCTGGAATTTTTGCGTTTGCAGCCGGTACGCAGCAAGGGCGTTCAAAAGGATGAAGAGCTGACCGCGCTGCTCAAGAAGGCGCTTCGGAGCGTGGTTCGCGATCACGAGGACAACCTGACCAACGAGCTTATGCGGTTGCGGCTTCTGTCGCAGAAGCAGGCGGAAGGCATGGATGAACCGGCGCGGCAGGAGCGCATCAGGGAACTGGCTGCCGAGCGGATGACGCTCAAGCGGCTCAACTGGGTGCATTCCACTGTGGCGGATTTTCCGCTCTCCGAGAATGAGGCGGTGGTGCTGGAAAACTTCGTCGAGCCGACCATTCTTTCCCAGACAGACATTCTTGAAGACGCCACCGGTCAACTGCATGACGTGGCCTCGGCACGCGCCATGCGGGACGCCATCGGTGAGCGGAGCATCGTGGCCCATGTCTCGCTGTATCTTTCCACCCATGGTGACGGTGTGGGCGCTTTTGACAAGGGATGGCTCAACGACCTCAAGCCGTCCGTGAACCGTACGGCCTTTTTCCGTCCGCTTGATACTGTCATGAAGGGGGCGGTGAAACAGCTCGGCACGACCGACGGTGACGCTGCCCGACTGTTTGCCGACACCCTGCGTCCCGGCAAGCGGGCATGGCAGAGCTATCTTCCCGACCGTCCAGAACTCGGTGGCGAGCCTATGGCTCTTGCGGGTTTTGCGGGTATGACCTTTGCCACGGTGCACGACATCCGTCCGGCATGGGGCACTCCGTACGATAGGCCTGAGCGGGTGAATTTCGATTACATGAAGCGACAGGGGAAGCTGGTGCGGGCCATGCTGACCGGGCTTGCCAACGAGCCTGTCGAGAATGCAGGGGAACGGGTCAAGAACCGGTTTGTCACCGTGGAAGGACGCGCCAATCTGCTCAGAAAGGGTGAGGTCTTCCCGGATCGGCCCGGTACCGGACTGGTGGTCCTCGCGTTTCAGTGGCAGACGCGCAATTACGGCATGGTCGACACTGCCGGTCATTTCCGCATCCCCGGTCTGGCGAGCAAGAAGGTCAGCTATCACAAGGCCGTGGTCGAGGCTTTTCGGTTCAATGAAGACACCGGACTTGCCGACTGGGCCATCGACAAGCCCAAGACGGGCAAGCCTGCCTATCGCATCAAGCTCAAGCGTGCGGTGCAGGCCACGGACCTGATTCTCTTTTCCTGCACCCAGACCACGGTGTTCGACATGTTCGACCCGCGGACCTTCAAGTATCTCTACCGTCCCAAGCTCATTGACGGGCGCACCGAAGCCCCGCCGGTCAGCTACTGGTACAGCCGACTTGATACCCGCAGTTCCACACTGGGCACCCTGTTCCTCGAACCGGACACGCCCATCAAGCTGACGCTCTCCGACACCGTGCTCGACAAGAAGGTCCTGCTGCTCAACGCAAGTGAAGACCATCCCCTCGGGCTGGGTTACATAGCCAAGCAGTGGCCGGTCATTCCCATGACCGAATACCGTGCCGCCAATGACATGTGGAGTCTCCTGAATCCGCGTATCGACAACCTTGAAAACAAGGGAATCGTCAACGAGCGTATCCGTCAATTGCGGCGGCTCGGCGATGAAGACCTTGCCCGTGCCGAGGAATTCAAGGCGCAGAAACAGTGGGACAAGTTCATGGAGTCGGCCCGGTCCTCGCTTGCCAAGGCGAGCCGTGTCTACAACGACGTGGACAAGACACAGAAGGACGTGCTCGTGGGCGTGCTCTTTTACGTGGCCCTGTTCGTGCCCTTTGCCTACTGCATGGAACGGCTCTTCTTTTCGTTTGTCGACATCAAGAAGCGTATCTCGGCGTTTCTCGGGTTCCTCGCCCTGATTATCGGGGTGGTGTACATGGTGCATCCGGCGTTTCAGCTGACATATTCGCCCATGGTGGTGATATTGGCGTTCTTCATCCTTGCCCTGTCCATGCTTGTCTCGCTTATCATTTTTTTCCGGTTTGAGCGGGAGATGGTGGAACTCCAGAAGCGGTCCGCGCACATCAAGATTTCGGGCATCAGCCCCATGGCGGCCTTTGGCGCGGCATTCGTGCTCGGCGTGGGCAACCTCAAGCGGCGGCCCGTGCGAACCTTCCTGACCTTCATGACGCTCGTAATCTTGACGTTCACCATCATGAACTTTACCACGGTCAAGTCCGTGCGTGAAAAAGGGTGGGCGCGGTTCAGTGATACGGCCACGTATTCCGGCCGCTTGCTCAAGTATTTCAACTGGCAGAACGTGCCGCTCGAAGCGTTGTCCGTCCTTCGGAACGCCTACGCTGGCAAGGGCGTGGTGGCCCCGCGTGCGTGGTATGACACCGGCATGACCAGCGACAAATCCCGCGCTCCGCTCATCCCGGTCTGGTTCGGTGAGAAGGAATCCCCGGGCCGCGGCATGGTCGGGCTGTCGTATCTTGAACCACAGGTCAGCGGTCTGGACCGTATCCTCGTCAAGGGCCGCTGGTTCCGCGAGGGAGAACGGTTCGTCGCACTCCTGCCGCAGCGCATGGCCGATACCCTCGGTGTGGACCCGGAAGACCCGGCTCGAAACACCGTCACCGTCTGGGGGCTGAATATTTCCGTGGTCGGTGTGTTCAACGATAACGGTTTGCGTGACAATCCCGATCTTGACGGCGAACCTGTCACGCCCATCGTTTTTCCGAATCAGGCTGCCACACAGATGTCCGAAGTCGAGGCCGAGGCCATTGAGGACGGCGAGGACGTCGTAGCCACGGAAAGCCGGTATCAGCATATTCCGGGCTATGAAACGATCATTGTGCCCGCCGAATCCCTGCTGGATATGGAAGCGGGCAGACTCAAGGGGATCGCGGTCAAGCCGCATGAAGGAACCTCGGAAGTGACCGGCGAACTCGGTGACCGGTTCGGCATGCTCCTGTTCCGGGGCGTTGCCTCGGGACCGGAGAAGGGAACCTCCCTGTATTTCGCCAATGACGCCGTGAGCTACTCAGGTGTTGCCAACATTTTGATACCGCTCGCCATTTCCATACTGATCGTGCTCAACACCATGATCGGCTCGGTGTACGAGCGCAAGCCGGAGATCGCGGTGTACACCTCGGTCGGGCTGGCTCCGCCGCATGTGGCCTTCCTGTTCATTGCCGAGGCGTTGGCCTTTGGCGTCATCTCCGTGGTGGTGGGCTATCTGCTTGCACAGGGATCATCGGCTTTCCTTGCGGGAACGCCTCTGTGGGCGGGCATGACCGCCAACTATTCATCCACTGCGGGTGTGGCGGCCATGCTGCTTGTCATCGGCGTGGTGCTGGTATCGGCCATCTATCCGGCCCGAGTCGCCGCACGTATCGCCATCCCGGACGTGAACAAGTCGTGGACCATGCCCAAGGCCAAGGGCGACGAACTGGTCGTGGTGCTGCCGTTCCTTATCAAGCTGAGGGAAATGGCCAGTGCGGGCGGGTTCCTGCGGGAATACTATCTTGCACACCATGATATTTCCCATGGTGAATTCTGCACCGACGACATGCAGTGCAACTTCCTTGATCTTGAACAGGTCGAGCTGGATACCGGGCTGCTTACGGGCTTGCCCGAGGATGTGCTCATCCCGGATGAACTCTGCTTCTCCCTCGGTCTGCGCGTCTGGCTCGCTCCGTTCGATTTCGGTGTTCGCCAGAAGGTGCGTCTCGTGTTCTGCCCTTCAGAGATTTACAAAGGGTTCAGGCAGATACGCGTTGTCATTCATCGTGAAGCGGGCGAGTTCAAGGCGTGGGAGAACCTGAACAAGAATTTCCTCAATGATTTACGAAAACAACTGCTCGCGTGGCGTTCCCTTGATGAGGTCGCGGTGCAGCATTTTGCCGACAATCTGGGTGACGAGATGAAAAAGAACCTTGCGGATGGACGGGATGAAGAACCGTCCCGGTCGAAGAAGGAAGGAAAAGCATGA
- a CDS encoding Mrp/NBP35 family ATP-binding protein, with the protein MSECSGCPSATPDGGCSCTGDCDKAGPSKLDKTLGRIKHKIVVMSGKGGVGKSTVATNIAVALSLAGKKVGLLDVDVHGPSVPRLLSLKGKKPHMGDQVMEPVSWSKNLSVMSLGFLLEDERQAVIWRGPIKVTLITQFVEDVMWGDLDYLIVDCPPGTGDEPLTTLQTLGPTAMGVIVTTPQGVAIDDVRRSVSFVGEVGNRVIGIVENMSGFACPDCGAVHNIFNSGGGEELAKEAGVRFLGRIPLDPEVARSGDEGFPFMKTFRDSATGKAMEEIIAPMLNLPDPPKAG; encoded by the coding sequence ATGAGCGAATGCAGCGGCTGCCCTTCGGCCACGCCTGACGGCGGATGTTCCTGCACCGGCGACTGTGACAAGGCCGGTCCCTCCAAACTCGACAAGACCCTCGGACGCATCAAACACAAGATCGTTGTCATGTCCGGTAAAGGCGGCGTGGGCAAATCCACCGTCGCAACAAATATTGCCGTGGCCCTCTCCCTCGCAGGCAAGAAAGTCGGCCTGCTCGACGTGGATGTCCACGGCCCCAGCGTGCCCCGTCTGCTCTCCCTCAAAGGCAAGAAGCCGCACATGGGAGATCAGGTCATGGAGCCCGTCTCCTGGAGCAAGAATCTCTCCGTCATGTCGCTGGGCTTCCTGCTCGAAGACGAGCGACAGGCCGTCATCTGGCGTGGACCGATCAAGGTCACCCTCATCACCCAGTTCGTCGAAGACGTCATGTGGGGCGATCTCGACTACCTCATCGTCGACTGCCCTCCGGGTACCGGCGACGAACCCCTGACCACGCTTCAGACTCTCGGCCCCACCGCCATGGGCGTCATCGTCACCACCCCGCAAGGTGTGGCCATCGACGACGTGCGCCGCTCCGTCTCCTTTGTCGGAGAAGTCGGCAACCGCGTCATCGGCATCGTTGAAAACATGTCCGGCTTCGCCTGCCCCGACTGCGGCGCTGTCCACAACATCTTCAATTCCGGCGGCGGTGAAGAACTCGCCAAGGAAGCCGGTGTCCGGTTCCTTGGCCGCATTCCGCTCGACCCGGAAGTCGCACGCTCCGGCGATGAAGGTTTCCCCTTCATGAAAACATTCCGTGACTCCGCCACAGGCAAAGCCATGGAAGAAATCATCGCCCCCATGCTCAATCTTCCAGATCCGCCGAAGGCCGGATAG
- a CDS encoding ABC transporter ATP-binding protein: MSEDKRTIVRVIGVKKTFTMGKMEVQALKGVDLEIFSGEYVSIMGPSGSGKSTLFNMIGGLDKPSDGKVFIDEVDISQLDAYELAWLRNRKIGYIFQTFNLIPVMTALENVTLPMTFAGMNADDAQDKGIELLKLVGLGERFQHKPLELSGGQQQRVAVARSLANDPSIILADEPTGNLDLSTGEEIIELLQMLSSERGVTIISATHDYKMLNVSDRVVWVRDGMVDRVERREELDISIGGIGEKLTGHRLNGDGA; encoded by the coding sequence ATGAGTGAAGACAAACGCACCATCGTCCGCGTCATCGGCGTGAAAAAGACGTTCACCATGGGCAAGATGGAAGTGCAGGCCCTCAAGGGCGTGGATCTGGAGATTTTTTCCGGTGAATACGTGTCCATCATGGGACCGTCCGGTTCCGGCAAGTCCACTCTGTTCAACATGATCGGCGGTCTGGACAAGCCTTCCGACGGCAAGGTGTTCATCGACGAGGTGGATATTTCGCAGCTGGACGCCTATGAGCTGGCGTGGCTTCGCAACCGCAAGATCGGCTACATTTTCCAGACATTCAATCTCATTCCCGTGATGACCGCGCTTGAAAACGTGACCCTGCCCATGACCTTTGCGGGCATGAACGCGGACGACGCGCAGGACAAGGGGATCGAGCTGCTCAAGCTGGTCGGTCTGGGCGAGCGGTTCCAGCACAAGCCGCTGGAATTGTCGGGCGGGCAGCAGCAGCGCGTGGCCGTAGCCCGGTCCCTTGCCAACGATCCTTCCATCATTCTGGCTGACGAGCCGACCGGCAACCTCGACCTGTCCACGGGTGAGGAGATCATCGAACTGCTCCAGATGCTTTCCAGCGAACGGGGCGTGACGATCATTTCCGCGACGCATGACTACAAGATGCTCAATGTCTCCGACCGCGTGGTCTGGGTGCGTGACGGCATGGTGGACCGTGTGGAAAGGCGTGAGGAACTCGACATCTCCATCGGCGGTATCGGTGAGAAACTGACCGGCCACAGACTGAACGGGGACGGGGCATAA
- a CDS encoding dinitrogenase iron-molybdenum cofactor biosynthesis protein — protein sequence MHPDKTIVCLACYKDRLASVCENADEYKLFEIRDEKFYPAGLLSLPSKDPMDRTSAILACGVTYLLCGAICAQTRTQLENGGVAIVPWLTGCQDDVLHAFRNNALETLRMPGCHSPDTERRGLSNKDKTDSAI from the coding sequence ATGCACCCTGACAAAACCATTGTATGCCTTGCCTGCTATAAGGATCGCCTCGCCTCAGTCTGCGAAAACGCGGACGAGTACAAGCTGTTTGAAATACGCGATGAAAAATTTTACCCCGCAGGCCTCCTATCCCTTCCCTCAAAGGACCCTATGGACAGGACATCCGCCATACTGGCCTGCGGGGTAACTTATTTGCTCTGCGGTGCGATCTGCGCCCAGACCCGTACACAACTCGAAAACGGAGGAGTCGCCATTGTCCCCTGGCTGACAGGCTGTCAGGACGACGTACTCCACGCCTTCAGAAATAACGCCCTCGAGACGCTCAGAATGCCCGGTTGCCATTCCCCGGACACTGAGCGGCGGGGGCTGTCGAATAAAGACAAGACAGACTCTGCGATTTGA